The Scophthalmus maximus strain ysfricsl-2021 chromosome 14, ASM2237912v1, whole genome shotgun sequence region AGGCGACGGTGAAAGGTGTGAGCCTCAAATGTCTGCTCTGTTGATGTTGAAATCCAAAACGAGCGCACGCAAGAGCAACTTGAAGGGCGCCCGTAACTGATTTCACACGAGACGTTGAGTTCACGCATCGCACGTTATTATGTTTCCTTTCCATTGGTGATTTCACCAGATTGGCTGTTTTCTCATCATCTCCGTTATCAGTGACTGAACATCTCGGATATCTGGGTCACGGCTGCTTAAAGAGGCTGCAGACAACtttggtgccccccccccccccctagtggttccaggtggtatgaCAGTTTGGTCTCCGTCGTAAAGACGGCACTACGGACGCAGGTGCTTTTTTCCTcggagctcctgaggaagttgtcaactcCACTTTGGAGACAAcggagcagaggaaaagagtTCGAACACTGGAGCTACTACTTCGGTTTCTGGCTCCTAGCATCAACTGTTTTCTCTcgcgaggttgagttgtttttgtcaattcgaGTGTTCCAacactggggatagataccggGAGAACGCTCTCTTCCTCGTTTTGGTTACGCGACGGGTGACGCAGTGCCTTTGAGCCATACATCGAGTCGTAATGTTTCCGTGAAAACCGCGTCCTGCTGGCTCAaaatacaaaggaaaacaaCGAGGATGACCAAAAGTTTAAATGGAAAACCAAAGCTAAGCGGACTGTGTTCATTTTGACAAATAAGCACCAATGAAACCTCCTCTCGTGTCTCCCCAGGTTCCGCCGTGTCGGGCGACACGTACTTCTCCTTCAGCGGCGCCTCGTCCCTGCGGGCCTCAGCTCACCTGAGTGCGGCGACCACCAGCGTCCTCTGGTGCATCCTCTATCTGACgtagtgacacacacagacgtccAGACGGCGTGACCCACTGAAGGAACGACAGGAAGGCGAAAGGCCTCGAAGGCTCGACCCCGACACCGGCGGGGTCCAGTGCGTCAGTTACCCTATTGGGATCTATAGTATTGAAACACTTGTCCCCtttcataataattataataataatgctgcAACATCCCTCCAGTAGAGTTCCACATGTTTATTGAAATCAACGCCAAGGTGCATTGAAGCTACTGTAGCTGCACGTAGCGGCCCAGCACCTCACCACTACACTTTGTAAACTCTATATTAACAATCTAAGCACATGTGGgcgatttttggagaaagattgtgtCTCCCTTTGTTGTCGTTGATGATTCGACTGCACTGGCCGAGGAttgaacccgcagcctcgggtattAGAGACAGACGCGCTGACCACGGGGCCAAAACCACTGTGTGGTGGCGCCTTTcgctggcacgtctcttaaggtgtcggggagggATGTAACACACGGTGTCGTGAGTGCGTTTTGCACCTTGGCAGATTGATAATAAGAGATAAGGCTTCTTCTCTGCAGGGGAATAGGATACAAGCAGATCCAGAGCAGCGTTTTGTCAGTCAGAAGCACCGGCGCGTTCTTCTTGCCTGAAGATTTAACTGTCAACAGTCCACCGGACCACACCTCCTTAAACAACGACACACCCACGGGCACTCCGATTATTAGTGCAAGTGCTTTTTTACTGTTTACACAGGGTTCAGCGCTGGATGGGAAAGAGGAGGAACTGTTTTTGGTCTGAAGACACTTACGCTGTGCTTAGAAGGAGCCCTTAATGTCGGTtcttcctttaatttgtcacccacCTATACAGTTAATATACAGATTTAATATTCTCCCATGAATCCCCAACCTGGATGTATACacatctttgtgtgtgcagcatttCCTAAAACTAATATGTAAAAAGCAAAGCTTGGAAGATGAAATCTGAAGAAGACGGGATGCTGAAAGCTGAAGGTACAGGAACAGCTGATATGCATGAATCAATGGCTGAAAAATGACTTTTAACGCAGATGGAAAAACTTGGAAGCTTTAAGCTGGAGGAAACGACCGAGGACGGATGGAAAATAGCTGAGAAAACAGCTGAAATGCGAAAACAAAGACTTGATATGCAGATTAAAAACTTAAAAGGATTAAATATGAAAGACATTTGCTGAAGAGATGCACAATCAAAACTCGGAAGCCGAGAGAAGAAGGAAGCTGCTGAGAGTGGAAGAGAAGGGAAATGgctgaaaaaagatgaaatattaaaaaagcaaaacacgAAAAGCTGAAAGCTTGAAGAGAAAACTGCTGAAGTAAAACTGGACacggttggaaaaaaaagaaaacagaaacatttgcagCGCAAATTCTTCAACGACTGacttcattattgattcatttattatcattatgcaACCGACCACCACTACTgatgatactgtacattttacacCGGCACTTTGTCTCTTTGCACAAACCAGATGAAAATGTCTGGAGGAAGAAAATCAGGTGATGTCGGTTGAATTGGTTTTGAATGTTGctgaagctgtaaaaaaaaatgtggaagatGCTGAGCTCACGAGCAAGAAAAGGCAAATGATACACATTTAATTCCTctgatgtgtgcgtgtgattctTTTATCCACATCTTCTGCGAGCAAACTTCTCAAAATTCACATAATTTCTTATTGTCGgtcaaacatgaaacacaaagctTCTGTGTTGTGaggaaacaacatgaaaaataaatagaatatcACAAATTTCAGCATTTTTATACTTGTTATTAGAGATTAGTAATATCATATTATTCCACATACAAATTCGTTGAGGAATTGATCAGAATTCATAACACAAAAGCTcaagatcatttattttttttaaatattgactCGGCAAGTTTTAGACCtgagaataataaaaacaaactccaaTTGAACCATTTCTCTCTTCATAGTAcgagtaattattattattataagtatcatttttatattatgacgatgatgatgatgatgatggtgatgatgacgatgatgatggcgatgatgatgatgatgatgatggtgatgatgacgatgatgatggcgatgatgatgatgatgatggtgatgatgacgattatgatgatgatgatggtgatgatgacgatggtgatgatgacgatgatgatgatgatggtgatgatgacaatgatgaagCCTCACATGATCTGACTTTTCTTGCTCTTACAAACAACTGagactgacagaaaacacagaatagagtttacacgcacgcacacacacacacacacacacacacacacgcacacacacacacacacacacacacacacacacacacacacacacacacacacacagcagctgcagtggcaTTTCCCAGTGTTAGAAAAGTGTATCTGTCACATTGAAAAGTATTTACAGAAGAAACTCCGGGTCAATATTCGTGAGTTGTGTGGTCTGcgcttcctcttcctgccagcagagggcgccagTCAGGGTCCCGCACTGGAACTGAGGAGTCCCTGTTAGCTGCTGGGACCGCCCCTGACCTGCTCCTATTGGTCCGGGCAGCGGGGTGAGGTGTCAGATGTcccgcaaccccccccccccccccccggagaaaAGTTTTCTCCTGTTGGATTTCAAACGAAAACTTCGGGGTTATGGACAGAACGCGAGCTCGCTGAGTTGCAGGGTTCGTTCGTTTTGGTCACCGGAACAACCTCGGAGCACAATGTCTGAGCCTGAGCCGACAGACGCTGCGGGTCAGTCGAGGGCGGTGTGCACCGCGTGTGGGCGTCTGTACCGGGACCCGAGGCTGCTGCCCTGCCTGCACACCTTCTGCTGCGACTGCATCGGCCGGCTGGAGCCCTTCTCCGCGCCCGCTCCACCGGACGGGccggggggggaggaggggggcgccGTCACGGTGCTCTGTCCCGACTGCGACTCGGAGGTGGAGCTGCCGCCGGCGGGACCGGCCGGGCTGAGCAGCGACCACCTGGCGCTGGACGACGTGTTGCAGGAGACGCTGGTGACGCGCGGCCCGCTGAGCTGCGACCTGTGCGGCGAGGGAGGCGCCGAGAGCCGCTGCGAGGTCTGCTGCGTGCAGCTGTGCGCGTTCTGCTGCCAGGCGCACCGGTACCGTCCCACTGCTGCCTTCTGTTAGGCTGTTGTATTAGAATAATAccactcatttcatttcatttcattttatttttatttatttatttttattcattttattttattttattttattttattttattttattttatttcatttcatttcattttattttatttttatttattgaatttatttagttttattcattttatttttttattttattttattttactctattttatttttatttatttatttatatttatatttatatttatattttatttattttatttattttatttattttatttattttatttattttatttattttatttattttatttttttatttttattttgatttgatttgactttacTTTATTCTATTCATGCTCACTAGTGAGattcttttctattctattatATACCATTCTAACCACTCTCACCATGAGATACTTACTTTTAAGTTCTACTCTATTCCACTCTATCTAATTTTATCCTGACTCACTTCGAGATTCTATTGTATCTAATTCTATCCCCTCTCACTGTGACATACTTACTGTTAGGTTCTATTTGTTCTATTCTTTCCATGTTCACAGTGAGATTCTGTTCTATTATTTTCTATACATGTTCACTGTGAGATTGTATTTGATTCAAGTCGTTGAGTTTCTATTCTCTTCTattctgttcttctttctctAGGTGTGAAGGTCAAAACTGAATCTTTACTCTGACGTCCTGACGTGTGTgcatctgtcctctctgtcctctctgtcctctctgtcccgCAGGCGCCAGAAGCGAACGGCGGCTCACTCCGTTCAGTGTCTGGCCGAGCTGCGTTCCCGCGGCCGCCTCCGCCGCCCCGTCCTCTGCACCCTGCACCCGGGCCAGGAGCTGCGTCTCTTCTGTCAGCCCTGCGACCTGCCCGTGTGCCTGGAGTGCGCCGCCGCGCTGCACCGCGACCACCGCTGCTGTCCCGCGCGCGACGCCGTCGACCGCCACGGGGGCCGCATCCGGGAGCTGGTCGCCGGGCGCCTGCATCCACTCCGGGAGCGTCTGGAGGAGTCCCTGCAGAAGGTCAATCGTCCCACTCGGACGAAAACATCCATCATCCACATAATATAATATCAagtttatttcactttattttcctctctcctgcaggtGGAGCTTTCCCAGGAGGCCCTGCAGACACGGGTCGATGCCACGGCCAACGAGGTGAGGGCGTTTGCGCGAGGCTACGCCAGCGCCGTGGAGGCCCACTGCCTGTCTCTGCTGCGCCGCCTGGAGGAGCTGCGAGTCCAACGCAGGTACGACGCAACCGAGTGTGACGACGTATTAAAGAAGTCGGCGAAGACCAGAACCTGTTTCTTTTATCAAACATAACGTTCAACCAGATCCGAAGTTAAGAAGTTTTTCTTGGGGCATCTTACTCGCACGTTCGCCGAGGAGTAAAAGTTCTTCcattcaccattttattttgctCACACCATACGTCTCCCACTGCGTTGGTCCGACAGGAACCAGCTCCACCTGCAGGGCGCTCAGCTGAAGCAGGCGCTGTCCGACGTGCGCGGCGGCGTGGAGTTCGCCGAGAGGCTGCTGAGCCGCGGGTCCGACGCCGAGATCCTCAGCGCCAAGGGCGTGACCCTGAGGAGGCTGAGCGCTCTGGCGGAGGACAGCTACGACCCGCACCTGGCGACCGTCGCCCCCGACGACATCGCCGCCAGCGGCGGCAGCATCCGCTTCGCGCCCGCGGAGCCGGCGGGGGAGGTGGACGGCTACCCGGTGGTCGGGGTCATCAGCGCCAAGACACTGGACCCCGCCAGGTGCACCGTGGACGGAGAAGGTAAACCGCCGGTGGTTCTGATCAGAAAGTACATttgaggagatttttttttttctttgaaggaaGATATTTTATCTTCTTGTGGTCGGCACGGTTACGGAGCTCGGCGAGTCAGAGACCAGTGTTTCCTTCCTGGGTGCTTCGGCTCAACGGCAGGAAATTCCTTTGAGACTAAAGGAATGTTGAGGGTGACTCAACAGGCCCCGAAGGCACGTGCAGAGGgg contains the following coding sequences:
- the trim45 gene encoding tripartite motif-containing protein 45 — translated: MSEPEPTDAAGQSRAVCTACGRLYRDPRLLPCLHTFCCDCIGRLEPFSAPAPPDGPGGEEGGAVTVLCPDCDSEVELPPAGPAGLSSDHLALDDVLQETLVTRGPLSCDLCGEGGAESRCEVCCVQLCAFCCQAHRRQKRTAAHSVQCLAELRSRGRLRRPVLCTLHPGQELRLFCQPCDLPVCLECAAALHRDHRCCPARDAVDRHGGRIRELVAGRLHPLRERLEESLQKVELSQEALQTRVDATANEVRAFARGYASAVEAHCLSLLRRLEELRVQRRNQLHLQGAQLKQALSDVRGGVEFAERLLSRGSDAEILSAKGVTLRRLSALAEDSYDPHLATVAPDDIAASGGSIRFAPAEPAGEVDGYPVVGVISAKTLDPARCTVDGEGLQRGSEGQRGHFTLVCRDSAGEQMARGGEHVLVSVVHKDKKHCTVEATVVDNDDGSYGVSYTPEEPGSYSLWVCVKAQHIKGSPFALTVEKKLRRHGGTFHCCSFCSSGGAKDARCGCPGTMPGGFKGCGHGHRGHPGKPHWSCCGSTAAERAECLPPRGRLRTVEL